In Paraburkholderia flagellata, a genomic segment contains:
- a CDS encoding carbohydrate ABC transporter permease, with product MSTLAFETRSRGSLTGRMGDRLMLGAVVVLALLWITPLVWVLCLSFKPNAFLEQHTDVLFSPPFTLQNYTNILNTSAVGGWLVNSLIVSIGQTLLTLVIASLAGYGFARTEFPGKRYVYVLCLCGLAVPEQALVIPLHHIFATLDWHNTYGALILPRLASPFGVYLMTQYFKAVPIEIEEAALLDNASRFKVFWRVVLPLSLPAQATLAIFTFLSAWNDYLWPLVSASKPEMYTLTIGLASTQGNFAQSEGIGYLMAQAVFAGLPIFVLYLFFQKYIVAAVAGTAVR from the coding sequence ATGAGCACGCTCGCATTCGAAACGCGCTCGCGCGGCTCGCTAACGGGCCGCATGGGCGACCGCCTGATGCTCGGCGCCGTGGTTGTGCTCGCGCTGCTTTGGATCACGCCGCTCGTCTGGGTGCTGTGCCTCTCGTTCAAACCTAATGCGTTCCTCGAGCAGCACACCGACGTGCTCTTCTCACCGCCCTTCACGCTGCAGAACTACACGAACATCCTCAACACCTCGGCGGTAGGCGGATGGCTCGTCAACAGCCTCATCGTTTCGATCGGTCAGACATTGCTCACGCTCGTTATCGCCTCGCTCGCGGGCTATGGCTTCGCGCGCACCGAGTTTCCCGGCAAGCGCTATGTCTATGTGCTCTGCCTTTGCGGACTCGCGGTTCCCGAGCAGGCGCTCGTGATTCCGCTGCATCATATCTTCGCAACGCTCGACTGGCACAACACCTACGGCGCGCTGATCCTGCCGCGCCTCGCCTCGCCGTTCGGCGTGTATCTCATGACGCAGTACTTCAAGGCCGTACCCATCGAGATCGAAGAGGCCGCCTTGCTCGACAATGCTTCGCGCTTCAAGGTGTTCTGGCGCGTCGTGCTGCCGCTTTCGCTGCCAGCGCAAGCCACGCTCGCCATCTTCACGTTTCTCAGTGCGTGGAACGATTATCTGTGGCCGCTCGTATCCGCATCGAAGCCCGAGATGTACACGCTGACGATCGGGCTCGCCTCCACGCAAGGCAATTTTGCACAGTCCGAGGGCATTGGCTATCTCATGGCACAGGCTGTTTTCGCTGGCTTGCCCATCTTCGTGCTGTATCTGTTCTTCCAGAAGTACATCGTGGCGGCCGTGGCCGGCACCGCAGTTCGGTAG
- a CDS encoding FadR/GntR family transcriptional regulator, whose product MKRSALDSLLAYIAQHRLKDGDALPPERKLAEDLGVSRRELRAALASLEASGRIWRGVGRGTYLGARPLKFAPTLRGLRSRTSPADIAEMRLMFEPALAGLAAAKATPEDLTELEKCAKRNATAKNDEEWQLWDQRFHLLIAQASRNPAIIALMEVINGMRVKPTQREKTTDQATRHHFAQQHQSIVDAILARDGETAARCMREHLLKVQGYGSPH is encoded by the coding sequence ATGAAAAGGTCCGCGCTCGACAGCCTGCTTGCCTACATTGCTCAACACCGGTTGAAGGACGGCGACGCGTTGCCTCCCGAGCGCAAGCTCGCCGAGGACCTGGGCGTGAGCCGCCGCGAACTGCGCGCGGCGCTTGCCTCGCTGGAGGCGTCTGGCCGGATCTGGCGCGGTGTGGGGCGCGGCACCTATCTTGGGGCGCGGCCGCTCAAGTTCGCGCCCACGCTGCGCGGCCTGCGCTCGCGTACGAGCCCGGCCGATATCGCGGAGATGCGCCTCATGTTCGAACCGGCGTTAGCCGGTCTCGCCGCGGCAAAGGCCACCCCCGAGGATCTGACCGAACTGGAGAAGTGCGCAAAAAGAAATGCGACGGCGAAAAACGATGAGGAGTGGCAACTATGGGACCAGCGCTTTCACCTGCTGATCGCACAGGCCTCGCGCAATCCCGCGATCATTGCCCTTATGGAAGTGATCAACGGCATGCGAGTCAAGCCAACCCAGCGTGAAAAGACCACGGACCAGGCCACGCGCCATCATTTCGCGCAGCAGCACCAGTCCATCGTCGATGCGATTCTCGCCCGCGACGGCGAAACCGCCGCGCGCTGTATGCGCGAGCATCTGCTGAAAGTGCAGGGATACGGCTCGCCGCATTGA
- a CDS encoding carbohydrate ABC transporter permease: MASNRSLAMPLPKTREGRRRNLRAPWSNALFVLPFLIVYVLLLIVPLCFGWWLSLQRVDLLAGTSEFIGIRNYLDLALDPIFRGALRNTFYFVILTVPVFVLLGLALALVLNRPGRFGAALRALFFGSSVLSVTIVTLVWKLVMMPGNGLLADMSHMLHWPEFVPLMHEATALPAIAVVTVWWIMGLPMMLFLAALQQIPQELYEAAALDSASRWRTFTKITLPSIWRTVALVAVIEAVLQFQLFGQAQLLTDGGPNNSTRPLVQFIYETGFRQWSFGYSAAAAQVLFALMLIGVVAQAWLLRKKENA; encoded by the coding sequence ATGGCCTCTAACCGCTCGCTAGCCATGCCGCTGCCGAAAACGCGCGAGGGCCGGCGGCGTAACCTGCGCGCGCCATGGTCCAACGCGCTGTTCGTGCTGCCGTTCTTGATCGTCTACGTGCTGTTGCTGATCGTTCCGTTGTGCTTCGGCTGGTGGCTCAGCCTGCAACGCGTGGACCTGCTCGCCGGCACGAGCGAGTTCATCGGTATCCGCAACTATCTCGACCTCGCGCTCGACCCAATTTTTCGCGGTGCACTGCGCAACACGTTCTACTTCGTCATCCTCACAGTCCCCGTTTTCGTGTTGCTTGGCCTGGCGCTCGCGCTGGTCCTGAACCGCCCCGGCCGATTCGGCGCCGCGCTGCGCGCGCTCTTTTTTGGCTCCTCCGTGTTATCGGTCACAATCGTCACGCTGGTCTGGAAGCTCGTGATGATGCCCGGCAACGGCCTGCTCGCCGACATGAGCCACATGCTCCATTGGCCGGAATTCGTTCCGCTGATGCACGAGGCCACCGCACTGCCCGCCATCGCCGTCGTCACGGTCTGGTGGATCATGGGTCTGCCGATGATGCTTTTTCTAGCCGCGCTCCAGCAGATTCCGCAAGAGCTTTATGAAGCCGCGGCGCTCGACAGCGCCTCGCGCTGGCGCACGTTCACGAAGATCACGCTGCCTTCCATCTGGCGCACCGTCGCGCTCGTGGCGGTGATCGAAGCGGTGCTGCAGTTTCAGTTGTTCGGCCAGGCCCAGTTGCTCACGGACGGCGGCCCTAACAATTCCACGCGCCCGCTCGTGCAATTCATCTACGAAACCGGCTTCCGCCAATGGTCGTTCGGCTATTCCGCAGCAGCAGCGCAAGTGCTGTTCGCGCTAATGCTGATCGGCGTCGTGGCACAGGCCTGGCTTCTGCGCAAGAAGGAGAACGCATGA
- the arfA gene encoding arabinosylfuranosidase ArfA, with the protein MIASRLIVDRDFVISELDRRLFGVFVEHMGRCVYTGIFEPGHPDADERGYRKDVMALTRELGPTIVRYPGGNFLSGYNWEDGVGPREKRPRRLDLAWYSTETNQFGTNEFIEWCRSLDIEPMYGVNLGTRGPDEARRFVEYCNHPGGTALSDLRREHGYEKPHDIKFWCLGNEMDGPWQICRKTAEEYGRAALETAKLMRSVDPTIQLAACGSSTHEMPTYGAWEDRVLDHCFEQVDFISLHTYFENRRDSTAEFFGNIEVMDLFIKEIVSVADSVAARKHSSKRIMLSFDEWNVWYKARTINDLRKPGWPEAPRLIEEVYNHEDALVVGGALITMMNNSDRVKTACLAQLVNVIGPIMTEPGGRAWRQTIFHPFAQASKFGHGRVLKPVIDSPTYEAETFPEIPYLCAAVVDDRATGTTTIFALNRHLSDEMELNVELRGLGKERTLDHALELYHANMKAVNTVEAPTTVAPAVNNAVSVEGERVRAKLKPGSWNVIVTTAR; encoded by the coding sequence ATGATCGCTTCCCGCCTCATCGTCGATCGCGACTTCGTCATTTCCGAACTCGACCGGCGCCTGTTCGGCGTCTTCGTCGAGCACATGGGCCGCTGCGTCTACACCGGCATTTTCGAGCCCGGCCATCCGGACGCCGACGAGCGCGGCTACCGCAAGGATGTGATGGCGCTCACGCGCGAACTCGGCCCGACGATCGTGCGCTACCCTGGCGGCAACTTCCTCTCGGGCTACAACTGGGAAGACGGCGTGGGTCCGCGAGAAAAGCGTCCGCGCCGGCTCGATCTTGCGTGGTACTCCACCGAAACCAACCAGTTCGGCACGAACGAATTCATCGAATGGTGCCGCTCGCTCGACATCGAACCGATGTACGGCGTGAACCTTGGCACGCGCGGCCCCGACGAGGCGCGCCGCTTCGTCGAATATTGCAATCATCCGGGCGGCACGGCGCTTTCCGACCTGCGCCGCGAGCACGGTTATGAAAAGCCCCACGACATCAAATTCTGGTGTCTCGGCAATGAAATGGACGGCCCATGGCAAATCTGCCGCAAGACCGCCGAAGAATACGGGCGCGCCGCGCTCGAAACGGCCAAGCTGATGCGTTCGGTCGACCCCACCATTCAGCTCGCCGCGTGCGGCTCCTCCACGCACGAAATGCCCACCTATGGTGCGTGGGAGGACCGCGTGCTCGACCATTGCTTCGAGCAGGTCGATTTCATTTCGCTACATACTTACTTCGAGAACCGTCGCGACTCGACCGCCGAATTCTTCGGCAATATCGAAGTGATGGATCTGTTCATCAAGGAAATCGTCTCGGTGGCCGACAGCGTGGCCGCGCGCAAGCATTCGTCCAAACGCATCATGCTTTCATTCGACGAATGGAATGTCTGGTACAAGGCGCGCACCATCAACGACCTGCGCAAGCCGGGCTGGCCCGAGGCGCCGCGCCTCATCGAGGAGGTCTATAACCACGAAGACGCACTGGTGGTGGGTGGCGCGCTCATCACCATGATGAACAATTCGGACCGCGTGAAGACGGCCTGTCTCGCGCAACTCGTCAACGTGATCGGGCCGATCATGACGGAGCCAGGCGGCCGTGCGTGGCGTCAGACCATCTTCCATCCGTTCGCACAGGCCTCGAAATTCGGCCATGGCCGCGTGCTCAAGCCCGTAATCGATTCACCCACCTATGAAGCGGAAACCTTTCCGGAGATCCCGTATCTTTGCGCAGCCGTGGTGGACGATCGCGCCACGGGCACGACGACTATCTTCGCGCTCAATCGTCACCTGAGCGACGAAATGGAACTCAATGTCGAACTGCGCGGACTCGGCAAGGAACGTACGCTCGATCACGCGCTCGAGTTGTATCATGCCAACATGAAAGCGGTGAACACGGTGGAGGCGCCGACGACGGTGGCGCCCGCAGTCAACAACGCCGTGTCGGTCGAGGGGGAACGCGTGCGCGCGAAGCTCAAGCCGGGCTCGTGGAACGTGATTGTGACGACCGCCCGATAA
- a CDS encoding branched-chain amino acid ABC transporter substrate-binding protein yields the protein MKLKVTHSALAAAWVFSCAAAHADVVKIGFAAPLTGAQSNYGTDMQKGVQLAINDFNATHPTIGGKPVSFELDSQDDQADPHTGTVVAQRLIDDGVSGIIGHFNSGTSIPASDLYNRAGLPQISMATSPVYTARGYKTTFRLLTSDAQAGRIVGSYVVKTLHYKRIAIIDDRTAYGQGIADEFAKAVEAAGGTVVKRDYTNDKALDFSAILTNLKGMNPDAVFYGGGDAQSSPMIRKMRQLGIKAAFVTGEMSRSPTFLKIGGSAAEGAIVYMGGLPKEKMPGFAGYATRYKARFGEDPITYSPYSYDGTMALLNAMKDANSTDPKVYGPYLDKLSIKGVSAATISYDATGDLKDAPVTIYKVQHGDFKPVDTIAGN from the coding sequence GTGAAATTGAAGGTAACGCACTCCGCACTCGCAGCCGCCTGGGTATTTTCATGCGCCGCCGCACACGCCGATGTCGTCAAGATTGGCTTTGCCGCGCCGCTCACGGGCGCGCAGTCGAACTATGGCACTGACATGCAAAAAGGCGTGCAACTGGCCATCAACGATTTCAACGCCACGCATCCCACCATCGGCGGCAAGCCCGTATCGTTCGAACTCGACTCGCAGGACGACCAGGCTGACCCGCACACGGGAACCGTGGTGGCGCAACGCCTGATCGACGATGGCGTGAGCGGCATCATCGGCCACTTCAACTCGGGCACCAGCATCCCTGCATCCGATCTGTACAACCGCGCCGGCTTGCCGCAGATTTCGATGGCGACCTCGCCGGTGTATACGGCACGCGGCTACAAGACGACGTTTCGCCTGTTGACGAGCGACGCGCAGGCCGGCCGCATTGTCGGCTCCTATGTCGTGAAGACGCTGCACTACAAGCGCATTGCGATCATCGATGACCGCACTGCATACGGCCAGGGCATTGCCGACGAGTTCGCGAAGGCGGTCGAGGCAGCCGGTGGCACCGTGGTGAAACGCGACTACACGAACGACAAGGCGCTGGACTTCTCTGCAATCCTGACGAATCTGAAGGGCATGAACCCGGATGCGGTGTTCTATGGCGGCGGCGACGCGCAATCGTCGCCGATGATCCGCAAGATGCGCCAGCTTGGCATCAAGGCGGCGTTCGTGACCGGCGAAATGTCGCGCTCACCCACCTTCCTGAAGATCGGCGGCAGCGCGGCCGAAGGCGCGATCGTGTACATGGGCGGACTGCCGAAGGAAAAGATGCCCGGCTTTGCCGGCTACGCTACGCGCTACAAGGCGCGCTTCGGCGAAGACCCCATCACGTACTCGCCGTACTCGTACGACGGCACGATGGCGCTTCTCAACGCGATGAAGGACGCGAACTCGACCGATCCGAAGGTCTATGGCCCGTACCTCGACAAGCTGTCGATCAAGGGCGTATCGGCTGCGACGATTTCGTATGATGCGACCGGCGACCTGAAGGACGCGCCCGTGACCATCTACAAGGTCCAGCATGGCGATTTCAAGCCAGTCGACACGATCGCGGGAAATTGA
- a CDS encoding NnrS family protein, translating into MTVFRIEEPTPAARSGFALWALGFRPFYLGGALFGGAALLAWMAAYAGHPLPGLSSYLPGMFWHVHEMIFGFGSAIVAGFLLTAVRAWTSVTPAQGKSLAALWLLWLAGRITVAYATPGVAAVVDSIFLPACALVLLRVLIRAKNSHNIFLPVALGMLAALNVAFHLSMLAGRADWALHSAYLAVGMLVLFITIIGGRVIPSFTANAVPGYTAQRWHAVERAVLPLSALAFVLDAALGSGVLVALAALAAACAQGARIWGWRSWRVGNRPILTILHIAYAWIPIGFVLLALAALGFVAHTLAIHAFTVGAIGCAIMAMITRTARGHTGRKLVAGGFDIACYGLLVIAALIRVVGPWLAPQWLTFWIEASGACWVVAFAAYCYRYAGWLIAPRADGKEG; encoded by the coding sequence ATGACCGTCTTTCGAATCGAAGAGCCCACCCCTGCGGCTCGCAGTGGTTTCGCGCTGTGGGCGCTCGGCTTCCGGCCGTTTTATCTTGGCGGCGCGCTATTTGGCGGCGCGGCGCTGCTGGCCTGGATGGCCGCGTATGCAGGCCATCCGTTGCCGGGTCTCAGTTCATACCTTCCGGGCATGTTCTGGCACGTGCACGAGATGATTTTCGGTTTCGGCTCAGCGATCGTGGCGGGGTTTCTTCTGACCGCCGTGCGCGCGTGGACGTCAGTCACGCCTGCTCAGGGCAAGTCGCTGGCGGCGCTCTGGCTGTTGTGGCTCGCGGGGCGTATCACCGTTGCCTACGCGACGCCCGGCGTCGCCGCCGTGGTGGATAGCATCTTTCTCCCCGCGTGCGCGCTCGTGTTGCTGCGCGTGCTCATCCGCGCAAAGAACAGCCACAACATCTTTCTGCCGGTCGCGCTCGGCATGCTCGCCGCACTGAACGTAGCGTTCCATCTCTCGATGCTGGCCGGGCGCGCGGACTGGGCGCTGCACAGCGCCTACCTCGCGGTGGGCATGCTGGTGCTGTTCATCACGATCATCGGTGGGCGCGTCATTCCGTCGTTCACGGCTAACGCCGTGCCTGGCTATACGGCGCAGCGCTGGCATGCGGTCGAGCGGGCGGTGCTGCCGCTCAGCGCGCTGGCGTTCGTGCTCGACGCCGCGCTCGGCTCCGGCGTGCTCGTGGCGCTAGCCGCGCTTGCGGCGGCGTGTGCGCAAGGCGCGCGGATCTGGGGTTGGCGTTCGTGGCGGGTCGGCAACCGGCCGATCCTGACCATCCTGCACATCGCCTATGCATGGATACCCATTGGCTTCGTGCTGCTTGCGCTCGCCGCTCTGGGTTTCGTCGCGCATACACTTGCCATACACGCGTTCACGGTAGGCGCTATCGGCTGCGCGATCATGGCGATGATCACGCGCACGGCGCGCGGACATACGGGCCGCAAGCTGGTGGCGGGCGGCTTCGATATCGCCTGCTATGGGCTGCTCGTGATCGCAGCGTTGATTCGCGTGGTGGGACCATGGCTTGCGCCGCAGTGGCTCACGTTCTGGATCGAGGCTTCGGGTGCATGCTGGGTCGTTGCGTTCGCGGCATATTGCTATCGCTACGCCGGCTGGCTCATCGCGCCACGTGCCGATGGTAAGGAGGGCTGA
- a CDS encoding FadR/GntR family transcriptional regulator: MHDVHEGEVMFEREPIVGNITTQIAKIIGMRVVSGEFAPGDALPVESELCSAYGVSRTTLREAIKQLAAKRLIAVSPKIGTRVLPFSDWNLLDRDVLAWRLNAQFDSKIVEDIFEMRICFEPRASFLAARHGKEETFQIIERRYLELANAYGQSAQHGASDNRAAADANLEFHLAIITASQNGMFITIGNAIKAALRVSSEMMQRQAAKPSEDLELHDAVRRHIVAREADAAAAAMTRLLEQSRDRILRYTIAP; this comes from the coding sequence GTGCACGACGTCCATGAAGGGGAAGTGATGTTCGAGCGCGAACCGATCGTTGGCAATATAACAACGCAGATCGCCAAGATTATCGGCATGCGCGTGGTCTCGGGCGAGTTCGCGCCCGGCGACGCGCTGCCGGTCGAAAGCGAGCTGTGCAGCGCCTACGGCGTGAGTCGAACCACGCTGCGCGAAGCCATCAAACAGTTGGCGGCCAAACGTCTCATTGCCGTTTCACCCAAAATTGGCACACGTGTCCTGCCCTTCTCCGACTGGAACCTGCTCGACCGAGACGTACTCGCGTGGCGCCTCAACGCGCAGTTCGACTCCAAGATCGTCGAGGACATATTCGAAATGCGCATCTGCTTCGAGCCGCGCGCAAGCTTTCTCGCCGCGCGCCACGGCAAGGAAGAGACCTTTCAGATCATCGAGCGCCGCTACCTGGAATTGGCAAACGCATACGGCCAGTCCGCCCAGCATGGCGCCTCCGACAATCGCGCGGCCGCCGACGCGAATCTCGAGTTTCATCTCGCCATCATCACGGCCTCGCAGAACGGCATGTTCATTACGATCGGCAACGCGATCAAAGCCGCGTTGCGCGTGTCGTCGGAAATGATGCAGCGCCAGGCCGCAAAGCCGAGCGAAGACCTCGAACTGCACGACGCCGTCCGCCGGCATATCGTGGCGCGCGAAGCCGACGCGGCAGCGGCTGCCATGACGCGCCTGCTCGAACAGTCACGCGACCGGATCCTGCGCTATACGATCGCGCCTTGA
- a CDS encoding ABC transporter ATP-binding protein: MTGIRLSGVTKRYGETEVITGLDLDIQSGEFLVFLGPSGCGKSTLLRMIAGLETVSDGQISIGERRVNEQPPGKRGVAMVFQHYALYPHMTVYDNMAFGLRNTGVSASEVDQRINEAARMLELSPLLQRRPAQLSGGQRQRVAIGRAVVKEPEAFLFDEPLSNLDAALRTRTRLELARIHQRLHSTMVFVTHDQVEAMTLATRIVVMNRGRIEQIGAPLDIYKRPATRFVAGFIGTPAMNFIDVERVGDNGGRLIAGLPFDGVQTPTAIATASLPAGKLTLGVRAEHVLLDPQGPLVGRAEVIERLGDRSLAHVSMPNGQLLVAELPRARELDIETGDTIRMSLDAAHLHVFDETGKAWHGL; the protein is encoded by the coding sequence GTGACGGGCATCCGACTGAGCGGCGTAACGAAGCGGTATGGCGAAACCGAGGTGATCACCGGCCTCGACCTCGACATTCAATCCGGTGAGTTTCTTGTCTTCCTCGGCCCCTCGGGCTGCGGGAAATCCACTTTGCTGCGCATGATCGCCGGGCTCGAAACCGTGAGCGACGGCCAGATCAGCATCGGCGAGCGGCGCGTGAACGAACAGCCGCCGGGCAAGCGCGGCGTGGCGATGGTGTTTCAGCACTACGCGCTCTACCCGCACATGACCGTGTACGACAACATGGCGTTCGGCCTGCGCAACACGGGCGTGAGCGCGAGCGAAGTCGACCAGCGCATCAACGAGGCTGCGCGCATGCTCGAACTCAGCCCGCTGCTGCAGCGCCGCCCCGCACAGCTTTCCGGAGGCCAGCGCCAGCGCGTCGCCATCGGGCGCGCCGTCGTGAAGGAGCCCGAAGCGTTCCTGTTCGACGAACCGCTCTCCAACCTCGACGCCGCGCTGCGCACCCGCACGCGCCTCGAACTGGCGCGCATTCATCAGCGCCTGCACTCCACCATGGTGTTCGTCACGCACGACCAGGTGGAAGCGATGACACTCGCCACCCGCATCGTCGTGATGAACCGCGGGCGTATCGAGCAGATCGGCGCGCCGCTCGATATCTACAAGCGGCCCGCCACGCGCTTCGTCGCGGGCTTCATCGGCACGCCTGCCATGAACTTCATCGACGTCGAGCGCGTTGGCGACAACGGCGGACGGCTGATCGCCGGGCTGCCGTTCGACGGCGTGCAGACGCCAACGGCCATCGCCACAGCGAGCCTGCCAGCGGGCAAGCTCACGCTGGGCGTGCGCGCCGAACACGTGCTGCTGGACCCGCAAGGGCCGTTGGTTGGCCGCGCCGAAGTCATCGAGCGACTCGGTGATCGCTCGCTCGCCCATGTGAGCATGCCCAACGGTCAATTGCTCGTGGCCGAGTTGCCGCGTGCACGCGAACTCGATATCGAAACCGGTGACACGATCCGCATGAGTCTCGACGCGGCGCACCTGCATGTGTTCGACGAAACCGGCAAGGCGTGGCATGGCCTCTAA
- a CDS encoding extracellular solute-binding protein, which yields MRRSMVRGVLTLAVLGLAASLTAPAQAKTEITLSRFFGACDAEYGKVNDVSQASGECGIITTLVNQFNATNKEDIVVKPQIIEWSPYYTQIDARILSRDVPTISVMHEAVLGDYVKRNLVEPLDDGFKSVGVDTNDFTPQAHRAVTFGDKTYALPFDTHSWLWHINVNLFKKAGLVDASGKPILPKTPDELLAQAKQFKDKTGLPYFAVPIANESAAQTRTFDTWVYQQNGTLFPNGPTKIDMHTPAATNALTLYDKLMKASAITPGLDYGAANQAFENGKAGVLMCGTWMIEDFTNLAKKPDSPLANGYDVVPFPNLYQKKAVWADGHSWVMLKGGAKDEKTRRAALVFLKFLYDHDGDWARTGHLPARQSIITSATFNALPHRSEIKEISTTGYALPNTVPRQFAIQQIVGEEISNMLSTGKSVADVQKEADQRTNALLAR from the coding sequence ATGAGAAGATCGATGGTGCGAGGCGTACTTACGCTAGCTGTGCTCGGCCTTGCGGCAAGCTTGACAGCGCCGGCCCAGGCCAAAACCGAAATCACGTTGTCGCGCTTCTTCGGCGCTTGCGACGCCGAGTACGGCAAGGTCAACGACGTGAGCCAGGCCTCGGGCGAGTGCGGCATCATCACGACGCTCGTGAACCAGTTCAACGCGACGAACAAGGAAGACATCGTCGTCAAGCCGCAGATCATCGAGTGGTCGCCCTACTATACGCAAATCGACGCGCGCATTCTGAGTCGCGACGTACCGACCATCTCGGTCATGCATGAGGCCGTGCTGGGCGACTACGTGAAGCGCAATCTGGTCGAACCGCTCGACGACGGCTTCAAGTCGGTGGGCGTGGACACGAACGACTTCACGCCCCAGGCCCATCGCGCCGTGACGTTCGGCGACAAGACCTATGCGCTGCCGTTCGACACGCATTCGTGGCTCTGGCACATCAACGTGAACCTGTTCAAGAAGGCGGGTCTCGTCGATGCGAGTGGCAAGCCCATCCTGCCGAAAACGCCCGACGAACTCCTCGCACAGGCGAAGCAGTTCAAGGACAAGACTGGCTTGCCTTATTTCGCAGTGCCGATCGCCAATGAATCGGCCGCGCAAACGCGCACGTTCGACACCTGGGTCTATCAGCAGAATGGCACGCTGTTCCCCAATGGCCCGACGAAGATCGATATGCACACGCCGGCCGCCACCAACGCGCTCACGCTCTACGACAAGCTCATGAAGGCGTCTGCGATCACGCCGGGCCTCGACTATGGCGCGGCCAACCAGGCCTTTGAGAACGGCAAAGCGGGCGTGCTCATGTGCGGCACGTGGATGATCGAGGACTTCACGAATCTTGCGAAGAAGCCTGACTCCCCGCTTGCAAACGGCTACGACGTGGTGCCGTTCCCCAATCTGTACCAGAAGAAAGCAGTCTGGGCCGACGGCCACTCGTGGGTCATGCTCAAGGGCGGCGCGAAGGACGAGAAGACGCGCCGCGCCGCGCTCGTGTTCCTCAAGTTCCTTTACGACCACGACGGCGACTGGGCGCGCACCGGTCACCTGCCCGCACGGCAGTCGATCATCACGAGCGCCACGTTCAACGCGCTGCCGCATCGCTCGGAGATCAAGGAGATCTCGACCACCGGTTACGCGCTGCCGAACACGGTGCCGCGCCAGTTCGCGATCCAGCAGATCGTAGGTGAAGAGATCAGCAACATGCTCTCGACCGGCAAGTCGGTCGCCGACGTGCAGAAGGAAGCCGACCAACGCACCAACGCCCTGCTCGCACGATAA
- a CDS encoding GlcG/HbpS family heme-binding protein, which translates to MPPTAAVPERMPYDIPYGSPIGLDAAKHLLALAETEARKHDWKMNIAVVDPHGDLVAFERMDGAQYASVEVSQNKARTSARFRRETRVFYNQFESGHAYVATLDQGLVASPGGFPLVEDGKVIGAIGCSGGTGDQDAVTCKAAASAVK; encoded by the coding sequence ATGCCGCCGACGGCTGCCGTGCCTGAGCGCATGCCTTACGACATTCCTTACGGTTCGCCTATCGGGCTCGATGCGGCGAAGCATCTGCTTGCGCTCGCTGAAACCGAGGCGCGCAAGCACGACTGGAAAATGAACATTGCCGTGGTCGATCCGCATGGCGATCTCGTCGCTTTCGAGCGCATGGATGGCGCGCAATATGCCTCCGTCGAGGTTTCGCAGAACAAGGCGCGTACCTCCGCGCGCTTTCGCCGGGAGACGCGCGTTTTCTATAACCAGTTCGAGAGCGGTCATGCCTATGTTGCTACGCTCGACCAGGGTCTCGTGGCTTCGCCCGGCGGCTTTCCGTTAGTCGAGGACGGCAAGGTGATCGGTGCGATTGGCTGCAGCGGTGGCACAGGTGATCAGGATGCCGTAACGTGCAAGGCTGCCGCTTCCGCAGTGAAGTGA